A part of Paenibacillus sp. 481 genomic DNA contains:
- a CDS encoding HPr family phosphocarrier protein, which produces MAQQPVVVRLKTGLHARPAALFVQEANKYSSDIFVEKEDKKVNAKSIMGIMSLAISSGTSINITAEGADAEQAVSALVSLVSKEELEN; this is translated from the coding sequence ATGGCTCAACAACCAGTTGTCGTACGTTTGAAGACAGGTTTGCACGCTCGCCCAGCGGCACTGTTCGTGCAAGAAGCGAATAAATATTCTTCGGACATTTTCGTGGAGAAAGAAGATAAGAAAGTGAACGCGAAGAGCATTATGGGTATTATGAGTTTGGCAATCAGCTCCGGTACAAGCATTAACATAACTGCTGAAGGTGCGGACGCAGAACAGGCTGTAAGCGCTTTAGTCTCGCTTGTAAGTAAGGAAGAATTAGAGAACTAA
- a CDS encoding SIMPL domain-containing protein, with product MNQNKSSMSMWKRSTVAFALTGTMLLGLWSAGPVQTASAAVSTQALKNVVSVSGTGTIEVTPDVAYIDLGAETRANTAAEAQQKNAEAFNKVKQELTTKYGVQAKDIKTTNFSVEPVYKYQENKEPQIVGYEARHFVKVTYRQLDKLGELLDAVSKAGANRISNVNYDTEKREDYEAQVLEKAVSNAQKKANALAKAAGRSIDSVVNIVESGADWSPVSFNLASDMIQAKSAEAVSAPQGGLIKLKASVNVQYQMK from the coding sequence ATGAATCAGAATAAATCATCCATGTCGATGTGGAAACGTTCAACGGTAGCGTTTGCTTTGACAGGTACAATGCTGCTCGGACTATGGAGCGCGGGCCCTGTGCAGACAGCAAGTGCAGCAGTTAGTACACAGGCATTGAAAAATGTAGTTAGTGTGTCAGGTACGGGAACTATTGAGGTCACTCCTGATGTTGCTTATATCGATTTAGGCGCTGAAACACGTGCTAATACGGCAGCAGAAGCGCAGCAAAAGAACGCGGAAGCATTCAATAAAGTGAAACAGGAACTGACGACGAAGTATGGCGTTCAGGCGAAGGACATTAAGACGACTAATTTCTCTGTTGAGCCTGTTTATAAGTATCAAGAGAATAAAGAACCTCAAATCGTGGGCTACGAGGCACGCCACTTTGTTAAAGTTACGTACCGTCAGCTAGATAAGCTCGGTGAGTTGTTGGATGCTGTTTCTAAAGCAGGTGCCAACCGTATTTCTAACGTTAACTACGATACGGAGAAGCGTGAGGATTACGAAGCGCAAGTATTGGAAAAGGCAGTGTCCAACGCGCAGAAAAAAGCAAACGCGCTAGCTAAAGCAGCTGGACGCAGCATTGATTCTGTCGTAAACATTGTGGAATCTGGTGCAGACTGGAGCCCCGTGAGCTTCAATCTTGCGAGTGATATGATTCAGGCGAAGAGCGCTGAAGCGGTGTCTGCTCCACAAGGCGGACTTATTAAGCTTAAGGCTTCTGTAAACGTACAGTACCAAATGAAGTAG
- a CDS encoding gluconeogenesis factor YvcK family protein, whose protein sequence is MARKKAERQRPRIVVMGGGTGLSVMLRGLKEKPLDITAIVTVADDGGSSGILRSELHMPPPGDIRSVLTALADVEPSLSDMLKYRFTSGTGLAGHSLGNLILAAMTDITGDFVSGVRELSRVLAVRGRVLPAANQAVVLKAEMEDGTIIEGESNIPKAGQRIKRVFLEPDDIEALPEAVEALKEADAILIGPGSLYTSIIPNLLVPKLAQAVVQSNAVKMFVCNVMTQPGETDNYSVSDHLEAVQQHIGHQLFDYIIVNDGEIPPQVQEKYAEQGSKAVHLDLDEVTSRGYKVIADSLVLFRTYLRHDADKLSHHIYQLVENWMLRKE, encoded by the coding sequence ATGGCCCGAAAAAAAGCAGAGCGTCAGCGCCCTCGCATCGTCGTGATGGGCGGGGGAACAGGGCTATCTGTCATGCTGCGCGGATTGAAGGAGAAGCCGTTGGATATAACGGCTATCGTCACCGTAGCGGATGATGGAGGAAGTTCTGGCATATTGCGCAGTGAATTGCATATGCCGCCGCCAGGCGACATTCGCAGCGTCTTGACGGCATTGGCTGATGTAGAGCCATCGCTGTCCGACATGTTGAAGTATCGATTTACAAGCGGCACAGGATTAGCGGGGCATAGCCTCGGCAATTTGATCTTGGCAGCAATGACGGATATTACAGGAGACTTTGTCTCTGGAGTGCGCGAGTTGAGTCGCGTATTGGCCGTGCGCGGCCGAGTGCTGCCGGCAGCTAATCAAGCTGTCGTGTTAAAGGCGGAGATGGAGGACGGAACCATCATTGAAGGGGAGTCCAACATTCCAAAGGCCGGACAGCGGATTAAGCGTGTATTTTTGGAACCTGATGATATCGAGGCGCTACCTGAAGCGGTTGAAGCTTTGAAGGAAGCGGACGCTATTTTGATCGGTCCAGGAAGCTTGTATACGAGCATCATTCCTAATCTACTTGTACCAAAGTTGGCTCAAGCTGTCGTGCAATCCAATGCAGTCAAAATGTTTGTTTGCAATGTGATGACGCAGCCTGGAGAGACAGACAACTATTCGGTGAGCGATCATTTAGAAGCGGTGCAACAGCATATTGGGCATCAACTGTTTGACTATATTATCGTCAACGATGGTGAGATTCCACCGCAAGTCCAAGAAAAATATGCAGAGCAAGGTTCAAAGGCTGTACATCTTGATTTGGATGAGGTTACAAGTCGGGGTTATAAAGTAATTGCGGATTCGCTAGTGTTGTTCCGTACGTATTTGCGTCATGATGCAGATAAGTTAAGTCACCATATTTATCAACTGGTAGAAAATTGGATGTTACGGAAGGAGTGA
- a CDS encoding ABC transporter permease encodes MKRSYGIIAPVVLWLGIFLVIPMLAVIAISFMQRDELGNIVYSFTLDNYARFFEPLYLGIYWDTLTLSLLTTAICLLLSYPLAYYIANTSAGKQRLLLILITVPFWINFLIRTYAWVLILRTQGIVNTTLLDLGLISEPMQMLYTKGAVLLGMVYTFIPFMVLPIYVSLEQMDRRLLEAASDLGATRWKSFWHVTLPQTKSGMMTGSVLVFVTTTGMFVVTDILGGAKSQMLSNIIQTQFLGARDWPFGAALSVMFVLSSLIIIGLFNRAMRSKYDVSKEAKA; translated from the coding sequence ATGAAACGTTCATACGGCATCATTGCGCCGGTCGTATTGTGGTTAGGTATATTTCTTGTTATACCGATGTTGGCTGTTATCGCCATCTCGTTTATGCAGCGTGACGAGCTAGGAAACATTGTGTATTCGTTTACGTTGGACAATTATGCACGGTTCTTTGAACCGCTTTATTTGGGTATATATTGGGACACGTTAACGCTGTCCTTGCTAACAACGGCCATTTGCTTACTACTTAGTTACCCGCTTGCGTATTACATTGCCAATACGAGCGCAGGGAAGCAGCGGCTGCTGCTAATTTTGATTACAGTGCCGTTCTGGATCAATTTCTTGATTCGTACGTATGCATGGGTGTTAATTTTGCGAACACAAGGCATCGTGAACACGACATTGCTTGATCTCGGTCTTATAAGTGAGCCGATGCAAATGTTGTATACAAAAGGAGCGGTGCTGCTCGGAATGGTGTATACATTCATTCCGTTTATGGTGCTGCCTATTTACGTATCCTTAGAACAAATGGATCGTCGTCTGTTGGAAGCGGCAAGCGATTTAGGTGCTACGCGCTGGAAGTCATTCTGGCACGTTACGCTGCCACAGACGAAGTCTGGCATGATGACAGGTAGCGTGCTTGTGTTTGTTACGACAACAGGTATGTTTGTCGTGACAGATATTTTAGGTGGCGCTAAGTCACAAATGCTAAGTAACATCATTCAGACACAGTTCCTAGGCGCACGTGACTGGCCGTTTGGAGCAGCGTTGTCGGTTATGTTTGTCCTTAGCTCGCTCATTATTATTGGATTGTTTAATCGCGCTATGCGCTCGAAATACGATGTGTCGAAGGAGGCGAAAGCATGA
- a CDS encoding ABC transporter ATP-binding protein — MIQLVNVEKHFAGQPVVQPLSMTIDEGEFLTLLGPSGCGKTTILRMIAGFEQPTSGEIRLDGENVTQLPPNKRNLNLVFQHYALFPHMTVEDNIAFGLKMKKIPQAEQKERIAEAIRLTQLTPLAQRYPHQLSGGQQQRVAIARAIANKPKVLLLDEPLGALDLQLRKNLQAELKQLQRSLGITFVYVTHDQEEAMMMSDRIVIMNTGRVEQIGTPKDIYERPATLFAATFIGENNILHDEHMFAVRPEKIRVFEETDETRKAGIIQDIVYLGNIHKLIIHLENEQTNVTVALDFTDNRTWSIGQRVGVHWNAQDEVMIGP; from the coding sequence ATGATACAACTGGTGAATGTGGAGAAACACTTTGCTGGGCAACCCGTAGTGCAACCATTGTCGATGACAATTGACGAGGGTGAGTTTTTGACGCTGCTCGGTCCGAGCGGATGCGGTAAGACGACGATCTTACGCATGATTGCTGGATTTGAACAGCCGACTTCGGGCGAGATTCGATTGGACGGCGAAAATGTGACACAACTGCCGCCCAATAAACGTAATTTAAATTTGGTATTTCAACACTATGCGTTGTTTCCACACATGACAGTTGAGGATAATATCGCATTTGGTCTTAAAATGAAAAAAATTCCGCAGGCCGAGCAAAAAGAGCGTATTGCGGAAGCGATTCGCTTGACACAGCTTACGCCGCTTGCACAGCGCTATCCACATCAATTGTCCGGTGGCCAACAGCAGCGTGTGGCGATTGCTCGTGCGATTGCGAACAAGCCTAAGGTGTTGCTCTTAGATGAGCCGCTAGGTGCGCTTGATTTGCAGCTTCGTAAAAATTTGCAGGCAGAATTGAAGCAATTGCAGCGCAGCTTAGGTATTACGTTCGTGTATGTTACGCATGACCAAGAAGAGGCTATGATGATGTCGGACCGTATCGTTATTATGAATACGGGACGTGTTGAGCAGATTGGCACGCCTAAAGATATTTACGAACGCCCGGCGACGTTGTTTGCGGCGACGTTCATTGGAGAAAATAATATTTTGCATGATGAGCATATGTTCGCTGTTCGACCTGAAAAAATTCGTGTCTTCGAAGAAACGGACGAGACGCGTAAAGCTGGCATTATTCAAGATATCGTCTATTTAGGAAACATTCATAAGCTGATTATACATTTGGAAAATGAGCAGACGAATGTAACAGTGGCGTTAGACTTTACGGATAATCGCACTTGGTCAATTGGGCAGCGCGTTGGTGTTCATTGGAATGCACAGGATGAGGTGATGATCGGCCCATGA
- the whiA gene encoding DNA-binding protein WhiA — protein MSFAAQTKKELTLVEAETCCEKAELSALMRMNGSVQLSSNRKVFLDISTENAAIARRMYTLVKKYFDVHTELLVRKKMRLKKNNVYIVRIPTRVQEILSELHIVSEGFLFTTGIDKRSIANNCCKRAYLRGAFLAGGSVNNPEGSSYHLEISSMYELHCKALVDLANEFDLNARFIERKKGFVLYIKEGEKIIEFLNIIGAHQALFKFEDVRIMRDMRNSVNRIVNCETANLNKTIGAAVRQIDNIKLIQTEIGLDTLPDKLREVAEIRLAHPDINLKEVGELLKGKVSKSGVNHRLRKLDELAERIRNT, from the coding sequence ATGTCTTTTGCGGCACAAACAAAAAAAGAATTAACGTTAGTTGAAGCAGAAACGTGCTGTGAAAAGGCAGAATTGTCAGCGCTTATGCGTATGAATGGTTCGGTGCAGCTCTCCTCTAACCGTAAAGTCTTTTTGGATATATCAACTGAAAATGCAGCGATCGCACGACGGATGTATACCCTTGTCAAAAAATACTTTGATGTGCATACAGAACTACTTGTACGTAAAAAAATGCGCTTGAAAAAGAACAATGTTTATATTGTTCGTATTCCAACGCGAGTGCAAGAAATTTTGAGTGAGCTTCATATTGTTTCTGAAGGATTTTTATTTACGACAGGAATAGATAAGCGCTCAATCGCAAACAATTGCTGTAAGCGAGCTTATTTGCGCGGTGCTTTTCTCGCTGGTGGATCGGTAAACAATCCCGAAGGATCATCGTACCATTTGGAAATATCCTCAATGTATGAGTTACATTGCAAAGCGCTTGTAGATTTGGCGAATGAGTTTGACTTGAATGCTCGTTTTATTGAGCGAAAAAAAGGGTTTGTCCTCTACATCAAAGAGGGCGAAAAGATTATTGAATTTTTGAACATTATTGGTGCCCACCAAGCGCTGTTCAAGTTTGAAGATGTACGAATTATGCGTGATATGCGCAATTCTGTAAATCGAATCGTGAACTGTGAAACGGCAAACTTGAACAAGACGATCGGCGCAGCTGTACGGCAAATTGACAATATTAAGCTTATTCAGACGGAAATAGGGCTGGATACTTTGCCTGACAAGCTGCGGGAAGTTGCTGAAATACGGCTGGCGCATCCTGATATAAATTTGAAAGAAGTAGGCGAGTTGCTGAAAGGGAAAGTGAGCAAGTCGGGTGTTAATCATCGCTTGCGTAAGTTGGATGAGCTTGCAGAGCGAATCCGAAATACTTAA